A single window of Desulfovibrio sp. G11 DNA harbors:
- a CDS encoding molybdopterin molybdotransferase MoeA — protein sequence MKAFLTLQSVESVLEHIHQFPVLEYENVSLNNALGRRLAHDFCAPENLPGFNRSTMDGYAVRARDVFGAQEGSPALVECVGDCPMGAKPDLTLAEGQAARIATGGMLPEGADCVVMVEYSRPAGGKLVELTRSQAPGDNVIFHNDDASTGDRLLPAGHCLRPQDIGLLAAFGATGVAVRRKPRVAVLSTGDEIVSATETPPPGKIRDINAHSITALCCQAGGRASRAGLVRDNARELEAALAGLAAAHDIIVVSGGSSAGARDHTVEVFAALPQSEIITHGVALSPGKPFILARAGIDGRTVCLMGLPGHTVSALICARVFLVPLLHHLQGGTGTEIAACVPAVLSRSIASAQGRRDYLRVRLQPLPATSPSSSGATRGQALYTAEPITGASGLITGLAAADGLLVCPENREGFSMGDIVMVELFQ from the coding sequence ATGAAAGCTTTTTTGACCTTGCAGTCCGTGGAATCCGTTCTTGAACACATTCACCAGTTTCCTGTGCTTGAATATGAAAACGTTTCTCTGAACAACGCCCTTGGCCGCCGCCTGGCACACGATTTTTGCGCTCCGGAAAACCTGCCCGGCTTTAACCGCTCAACCATGGATGGATACGCCGTGCGGGCGCGCGATGTGTTTGGCGCACAGGAGGGCAGCCCCGCCCTCGTGGAATGTGTGGGCGACTGCCCTATGGGGGCAAAGCCCGATCTGACGCTTGCAGAAGGTCAGGCTGCCCGCATAGCTACCGGCGGCATGCTGCCCGAAGGCGCGGATTGTGTGGTTATGGTGGAGTATTCCCGCCCTGCGGGCGGCAAACTGGTGGAGCTTACCCGCAGCCAGGCTCCCGGCGACAATGTTATTTTCCATAATGACGATGCAAGCACGGGCGACAGGCTTTTGCCTGCGGGGCATTGTCTTCGCCCGCAGGATATCGGCCTTCTGGCAGCCTTTGGTGCCACCGGTGTTGCAGTGCGGCGCAAACCGCGCGTAGCCGTGCTTTCCACCGGCGATGAAATTGTTTCCGCCACAGAAACACCGCCGCCGGGCAAAATCCGCGATATCAATGCCCACAGCATCACTGCCCTGTGCTGTCAGGCCGGGGGCCGTGCCTCACGGGCAGGGCTTGTGCGCGACAATGCGCGCGAGCTTGAAGCAGCCCTTGCCGGCCTTGCGGCCGCACATGACATCATCGTTGTTTCAGGCGGCTCATCGGCTGGCGCGCGCGATCATACTGTCGAGGTTTTCGCCGCTCTGCCCCAAAGCGAAATCATAACGCACGGTGTCGCTCTCAGCCCCGGCAAACCCTTCATCCTGGCCCGCGCCGGCATAGACGGACGCACCGTCTGCCTCATGGGCCTGCCCGGCCATACAGTCAGCGCGCTCATCTGTGCGCGGGTTTTTCTCGTTCCTCTGCTGCACCACCTTCAGGGCGGGACCGGGACGGAAATAGCCGCCTGTGTTCCGGCAGTGCTGAGCCGCTCCATTGCTTCCGCCCAAGGCCGCCGCGACTACCTGCGAGTACGCCTGCAGCCCTTGCCCGCAACCTCCCCCTCCTCTTCTGGCGCCACACGCGGACAGGCCCTGTACACCGCCGAACCGATAACGGGGGCTTCCGGCCTGATC
- the folE2 gene encoding GTP cyclohydrolase FolE2, producing MEDVQSHAPQIPLNIDRVGVRELRLPLLVRDRTRGTQQTVASVDLGVDLPSEFKGTHMSRFVEALEQWNDEISYQSVRRLLQDIRQRLEARRAYARFCFPYFISKAAPASGSPALVSYQCRLTGELDDAGQHFILEVDVPVMTVCPCSKAISNEGAHSQRAMVRMRLRMKAFSWLEDFIDIAEASGSSAVYTLLKREDEKYVTEHAFAHPTFVEDVVRNVAQRLSEHGQVEWFSVEVESMESIHNHNAFARIERHISDRS from the coding sequence ATGGAAGACGTGCAAAGCCATGCCCCGCAAATCCCCCTGAACATAGACCGCGTGGGCGTGCGAGAGCTTCGGCTGCCCCTGCTCGTGCGCGACCGTACCCGAGGCACGCAACAGACCGTGGCCAGTGTGGACCTTGGCGTGGACCTGCCCTCCGAATTCAAGGGTACCCACATGAGCCGCTTTGTGGAAGCACTGGAACAGTGGAATGATGAAATCAGCTACCAGTCGGTACGCCGCCTGCTGCAGGACATCAGGCAGCGCCTGGAAGCCCGGCGGGCTTACGCGCGCTTCTGTTTTCCCTACTTCATCAGCAAGGCCGCCCCGGCTTCGGGCAGTCCGGCGCTGGTAAGTTACCAGTGCCGCCTCACCGGCGAACTTGACGATGCGGGACAGCATTTTATTCTAGAAGTAGACGTGCCCGTCATGACTGTCTGCCCCTGCTCCAAAGCCATCAGCAACGAAGGCGCGCACAGCCAGCGGGCCATGGTACGCATGCGTCTGCGCATGAAAGCATTCTCCTGGCTCGAAGACTTCATAGACATAGCCGAAGCCTCCGGTTCATCGGCCGTCTACACGCTGCTCAAACGCGAAGACGAAAAATACGTCACCGAGCACGCCTTTGCCCATCCCACATTTGTGGAAGACGTAGTACGCAATGTAGCGCAGCGGCTGTCGGAACACGGCCAGGTGGAGTGGTTCAGCGTGGAGGTGGAAAGTATGGAATCCATACACAATCATAACGCCTTCGCCCGCATTGAGCGGCATATCAGCGACAGGAGCTGA
- a CDS encoding bifunctional diguanylate cyclase/phosphodiesterase — translation MRSTVCAQHEWIKYLPSVSLIFLSILIVYVFSIPNPMIILMIPIVYATYSSGYLGGALTGCVAFAYSAHFFLVKTSDPSGAYKSVTIALSIFAIVLLVGKLKSREEKNIQELKRYGDALVHMATTDKLTGASNRHAFFKKGAALHEHSKKFNMPVSVLFIDIDHFKQVNDLYGHAFGDAVLERISGAIKRCLRGSDINCRYGGEEFVVLLAHADSDAAHLVAHRIMNMVQCIRFQEYPDLRLSVSIGLSSMQPAAPRSLEHLIRSADSAMYQAKQDGRNRVVVEHPQPYTGPPREIPQATLQTAGPTSPMDQGLFSGMPEEEKALMQDTLLSTLEQMLELVYVVDVATHEILYINASAREKYGIGNPRGAKCHQLLQGLDAPCSFCLNDRLTFDSVYSWEFTNKMLGRHFILRDRLVNWNGKKARMQIATDITEREMERHALQYALAGEHVTRDCIALLYNAKSLSEALEDLLERVGKHFDADRAYFFRLSGETFALNSEWRASRLTQRRYQTLDMARFHQWEISADTSEYLVIKDMEQQADAYKDLYDQGIRNLVVMPLEQNGALLGFWGMENAASEKNREIAPLLLSLRYFLLSAIRRINYEKLLVKLSFEDSLTGLHNRNSYLQDISGAKEVQNAGIAYVSINEMKRINNVFGQAHGDRLLAECAHCLKNAFPSGTAYRVGGDEFLVMCKNMPRKDFEQCVRLLKVHCSTFQDCRVAIGHQWSETAADMQNLAHAAEKRMYQDKKNHYRKNLPSDRYRHYNDDVFCLTEPGMLEKSLREGAFTVYLQPKVSSADRRVSGCEALVRYLQKDGTVTPPAQFLPVLEDTKLIGILDFYVFDIVCASIARWFAEGRQAIPISVNFSRYTLAEQDFLTRLQTVFNGYGIDKKWVIVEVTESVKGVEGMNLLALIDSIRELGFAVAIDDFGVDFANLSLFSLANFDELKVDKALVDSIVTNQKTQMVIEAVVDMCRRMNIRVVAEGVETEEQFAILRQKGCEQVQGYLFSKPLPMTTFEKKYLPGQ, via the coding sequence ATGCGCTCTACTGTCTGCGCACAGCATGAATGGATAAAATATCTGCCTTCTGTTTCATTAATATTCCTGTCCATTCTGATCGTTTATGTTTTCAGTATCCCCAATCCCATGATCATCCTGATGATCCCCATTGTGTACGCCACATATTCCAGCGGCTATCTTGGGGGCGCTCTTACCGGCTGCGTGGCGTTTGCGTACAGCGCCCATTTTTTTCTGGTCAAAACCAGCGATCCGTCCGGCGCTTACAAATCCGTCACCATTGCCCTGTCTATCTTCGCCATTGTCCTTCTTGTGGGAAAACTCAAATCACGGGAAGAAAAAAACATCCAGGAACTTAAGCGTTACGGTGATGCGCTGGTTCACATGGCCACCACCGACAAGCTGACGGGAGCCTCGAACCGGCACGCTTTTTTCAAGAAAGGGGCCGCCCTGCACGAGCACAGCAAAAAATTCAACATGCCCGTCTCTGTTCTTTTTATTGACATTGACCACTTCAAGCAGGTGAACGACCTCTATGGACACGCCTTCGGCGATGCTGTGCTGGAGCGTATTTCAGGTGCCATCAAGCGCTGCCTGCGCGGCAGCGACATCAACTGCCGCTATGGCGGCGAAGAGTTTGTGGTTCTGCTGGCCCACGCGGACAGTGATGCGGCACATCTTGTGGCGCACCGCATCATGAACATGGTGCAGTGCATACGCTTTCAGGAGTATCCCGACCTGCGGCTTTCTGTCAGCATCGGCCTGTCCAGCATGCAGCCTGCGGCCCCCCGAAGCCTTGAGCACCTTATCCGCAGCGCAGACAGCGCCATGTACCAGGCCAAACAGGACGGTCGCAACCGCGTGGTTGTGGAACATCCCCAACCGTATACAGGTCCCCCCAGAGAAATTCCCCAGGCCACCCTTCAGACTGCCGGGCCGACAAGCCCAATGGATCAGGGCCTGTTCTCCGGCATGCCGGAAGAAGAAAAAGCATTGATGCAAGACACCCTGCTGAGCACCCTCGAGCAAATGCTCGAACTGGTCTATGTGGTGGATGTCGCCACGCATGAAATCCTTTACATCAACGCCTCGGCACGGGAAAAATACGGAATCGGCAATCCGCGCGGCGCCAAATGCCATCAACTGCTGCAAGGGCTGGACGCTCCATGCTCCTTCTGCCTCAACGACCGGCTCACATTTGACAGCGTGTATTCCTGGGAATTTACCAACAAAATGCTGGGGCGGCACTTCATCCTGCGCGACAGGCTCGTGAACTGGAACGGCAAAAAAGCACGGATGCAGATCGCCACAGACATCACAGAACGGGAAATGGAACGCCACGCGCTGCAATACGCGCTGGCGGGCGAACATGTCACCAGAGATTGCATTGCCCTGCTCTACAATGCAAAAAGCCTGTCTGAAGCTTTGGAAGACCTGCTGGAGCGAGTAGGCAAACACTTTGACGCAGACCGCGCCTATTTCTTCCGGCTTTCCGGCGAAACCTTCGCACTGAACAGCGAATGGCGCGCCTCCCGCCTGACCCAGAGGCGCTACCAGACGCTGGACATGGCCCGCTTTCACCAGTGGGAAATATCTGCGGATACCAGTGAATACCTCGTTATCAAGGATATGGAACAACAGGCGGATGCCTATAAGGACCTGTATGACCAAGGCATCCGTAATCTTGTGGTCATGCCTCTGGAGCAGAACGGAGCGCTGCTGGGCTTCTGGGGCATGGAAAACGCTGCTTCCGAAAAAAACCGCGAAATCGCGCCTCTGCTGCTTTCGCTGCGCTACTTTCTGCTCTCAGCCATACGTCGCATCAACTACGAAAAGCTTCTGGTCAAACTGAGCTTTGAAGACAGCCTCACGGGCCTGCACAACCGGAACTCTTACCTGCAAGACATTTCCGGCGCTAAAGAAGTGCAGAATGCGGGCATCGCCTATGTTTCCATCAACGAAATGAAACGGATCAACAACGTGTTCGGCCAGGCTCACGGTGACAGGCTGTTGGCTGAATGTGCGCACTGCCTCAAAAATGCTTTTCCTTCGGGCACGGCCTACCGCGTGGGTGGGGACGAATTTCTTGTCATGTGCAAAAACATGCCCCGGAAAGATTTTGAGCAGTGCGTGCGGCTGCTCAAGGTGCACTGTTCCACCTTTCAGGACTGCCGCGTGGCCATCGGCCATCAGTGGTCCGAAACAGCAGCCGACATGCAGAACCTGGCACATGCTGCGGAAAAACGCATGTATCAGGACAAGAAAAACCACTATCGAAAAAACCTTCCCAGTGACCGTTACCGCCACTATAACGATGACGTGTTCTGTCTGACCGAACCGGGCATGCTGGAAAAAAGCCTGCGCGAAGGCGCTTTTACCGTTTACCTCCAGCCCAAGGTGTCTTCTGCCGACCGCAGGGTCAGCGGCTGTGAGGCTCTGGTGCGCTATCTGCAAAAAGATGGCACGGTTACGCCCCCGGCACAATTTCTGCCAGTTCTTGAAGACACAAAACTCATCGGCATACTTGATTTTTATGTTTTTGACATTGTCTGCGCCAGCATAGCCAGATGGTTTGCCGAAGGCAGGCAGGCTATTCCCATATCAGTAAATTTTTCGCGCTACACTCTGGCGGAACAGGATTTTCTCACGCGCCTGCAGACGGTTTTCAACGGCTACGGCATTGATAAAAAATGGGTGATCGTTGAGGTGACGGAAAGCGTGAAAGGCGTGGAGGGCATGAATCTGCTTGCCCTGATTGACAGTATCCGCGAACTGGGCTTTGCCGTGGCCATTGACGATTTTGGGGTAGATTTTGCCAACCTCTCACTCTTTTCGCTGGCAAACTTCGACGAACTCAAGGTGGATAAAGCCCTTGTGGACAGCATCGTGACCAATCAGAAAACCCAGATGGTCATTGAAGCCGTGGTGGACATGTGCCGCAGAATGAACATCCGCGTGGTGGCCGAGGGGGTGGAAACAGAAGAACAGTTCGCCATCCTCAGGCAAAAAGGCTGCGAACAGGTTCAGGGCTATCTGTTCAGCAAGCCGTTACCCATGACGACATTTGAAAAAAAGTATCTGCCCGGTCAATAG
- a CDS encoding flagellar basal body rod C-terminal domain-containing protein, which yields MSGINTSMQLGASAMNTHSWGMAVSAHNVANVSTPGFEPQRAVYATGPAGQGVRLDAVLQRNGPVGTGGTAYNAAQAVYDVTAGLPLEAASPSGTNLAREMVSMISTQHAYKANATTVRTADAMLGTLLDIKA from the coding sequence ATGAGCGGCATAAACACAAGCATGCAGCTGGGCGCTTCAGCCATGAACACCCACTCTTGGGGCATGGCTGTTTCTGCGCATAATGTTGCCAATGTCAGCACCCCGGGTTTCGAGCCACAGCGTGCTGTTTACGCCACCGGCCCGGCGGGCCAGGGGGTGCGCCTTGATGCCGTGCTGCAGCGCAACGGTCCGGTCGGCACAGGCGGCACGGCTTACAACGCCGCCCAGGCAGTCTATGACGTAACTGCGGGGCTGCCGCTTGAAGCGGCAAGCCCCAGCGGCACCAATCTGGCCCGTGAAATGGTTTCGATGATTTCTACCCAGCACGCCTATAAGGCCAATGCAACCACAGTGCGCACCGCTGACGCCATGCTGGGCACACTGCTGGATATCAAAGCCTGA
- the ilvA gene encoding threonine ammonia-lyase, biosynthetic: MHKHSEYLNRILLSRVYDVAVETPLEEAKTLSRRLGNRILLKREDYQPVFSFKLRGAYNKMARLSPEDLRRGVIAASAGNHAQGVALAARKLGCEATIVMPVTTPAIKVEAVRRLGGQVVLSGESFSDAWQHTLKLIQESGCIYVPPFDDPDVIAGQGTIAMEILRQHPGDIHAVFVPIGGGGMAAGVAAYIKALRPEIRVIGVEPVDSDAMRRSVMAGHRVEMHDVGLFADGVAVKLVGEHTFALCRDLLDDIIVVETDAICGAIKDIFEDTRLVAEPAGALALAGLRAYAAASGQRDATLVAVVSGANMNFDRLSHVVDRSEIGAHREALLAVTIPEAVGSFRALCASFGSRNITELCTRFSDPVKARVLVGIKISGREDVAEVLAELYSKGFGAVDLTDNEFAKVHLRHLVGGNAPQVLHERLLRFTFPERPGALLDFMDAMRVDFSISLFQYRYHGADFGRVLVGFEVPEEKRGVFEEFLQRVEGMGYPHVEETGNPAYQMFLGWHDD; encoded by the coding sequence ATGCACAAGCACAGCGAATACCTGAACCGCATTTTGTTGAGCCGCGTTTATGACGTGGCTGTGGAGACGCCTCTCGAAGAAGCCAAGACCCTTTCGCGTCGCCTCGGCAACCGAATTCTGCTCAAGCGCGAGGATTATCAGCCTGTTTTTTCCTTCAAGCTGCGTGGCGCGTACAACAAGATGGCCCGCCTTTCGCCGGAAGACCTGCGGCGCGGCGTTATTGCCGCCTCGGCGGGCAACCATGCCCAGGGCGTAGCCCTGGCGGCGCGCAAGCTCGGCTGCGAAGCTACCATCGTCATGCCTGTGACGACCCCCGCCATCAAGGTGGAGGCTGTGCGCCGTCTGGGCGGGCAGGTGGTGCTTTCAGGCGAATCGTTCAGCGATGCCTGGCAGCATACGCTTAAACTTATTCAGGAAAGCGGCTGTATCTATGTACCACCTTTTGACGATCCCGATGTCATTGCCGGGCAGGGAACCATCGCCATGGAAATTCTGCGGCAACACCCCGGCGATATACACGCTGTTTTTGTTCCCATTGGCGGCGGGGGCATGGCGGCGGGCGTTGCGGCCTATATCAAGGCCTTGCGGCCAGAAATCAGGGTCATCGGCGTGGAGCCTGTGGATTCCGACGCCATGCGCCGTTCGGTCATGGCCGGACACCGGGTGGAAATGCACGACGTGGGGCTTTTTGCCGATGGCGTTGCCGTGAAGCTGGTGGGCGAACACACTTTTGCCCTGTGCCGGGACCTCCTGGACGACATCATTGTGGTGGAGACAGACGCCATCTGCGGGGCCATAAAGGACATCTTTGAAGATACTCGCCTGGTTGCCGAACCAGCGGGAGCTTTGGCCCTGGCCGGGTTGCGCGCCTACGCTGCGGCCAGCGGCCAGCGGGACGCCACCCTGGTGGCAGTGGTCAGCGGGGCCAACATGAACTTCGACCGTCTGAGCCATGTGGTGGACCGGTCTGAAATCGGCGCACACCGCGAAGCCCTGCTGGCAGTGACCATTCCGGAGGCCGTGGGCAGCTTTCGCGCCCTGTGCGCTTCTTTTGGCAGCCGCAATATCACGGAGCTTTGTACCCGTTTTTCCGACCCGGTGAAGGCGCGTGTGCTGGTGGGCATAAAGATCAGCGGGCGGGAAGATGTGGCCGAAGTGCTGGCAGAACTGTACAGCAAGGGCTTTGGAGCCGTTGATCTGACAGATAACGAGTTCGCCAAGGTTCACTTGCGGCATCTGGTGGGCGGCAACGCGCCGCAGGTGCTGCATGAGCGGTTGCTGCGCTTTACCTTTCCCGAACGGCCCGGCGCTTTGCTGGACTTTATGGACGCCATGCGCGTGGATTTCAGTATCAGCCTGTTCCAGTACCGTTATCACGGCGCAGACTTTGGCCGCGTACTGGTGGGCTTTGAGGTTCCGGAAGAAAAGCGCGGGGTTTTCGAGGAGTTTTTGCAGCGGGTTGAAGGCATGGGCTACCCGCATGTGGAAGAAACGGGCAATCCCGCCTACCAGATGTTTCTGGGATGGCACGACGACTAG
- a CDS encoding class I SAM-dependent methyltransferase codes for MPPEYPQQEDKALRAYQPHITVRAAGRLWQLSRAADLEQLWEAMTADSHDFEDERLPYWTELWPSSVALASWLHEHRHEIAGRNCLDLGCGLGLTAMVGQWLGARVLAVDYEKEALRFAARNATLNGVSQPLWAVMDWRSPAVQAGSMHRIWGGDIMYEKRFVMPVLRFLGHALAPGGVAWVAEPGRSVYDTFLHALQSGGWQGRRVYAQKVEALYAQPVPVTVQVWEIRRV; via the coding sequence ATGCCGCCAGAATACCCGCAGCAAGAAGACAAGGCCCTGCGCGCCTACCAGCCGCACATCACCGTGCGCGCCGCCGGGCGGCTGTGGCAGCTCAGCCGCGCCGCCGACCTTGAGCAACTCTGGGAGGCCATGACTGCCGATTCCCACGACTTTGAAGATGAGCGCCTGCCCTACTGGACGGAGCTTTGGCCGTCAAGCGTGGCTTTGGCCTCATGGCTGCATGAGCACCGCCATGAGATCGCGGGGCGGAACTGCCTTGACCTGGGCTGCGGCCTGGGCCTCACGGCTATGGTTGGTCAATGGCTCGGTGCCCGGGTACTGGCGGTGGATTATGAAAAAGAGGCCCTGCGTTTTGCCGCCCGCAACGCGACCCTCAACGGGGTTTCCCAGCCCCTGTGGGCAGTTATGGACTGGCGCAGCCCCGCAGTTCAGGCCGGAAGCATGCACCGCATATGGGGTGGCGACATCATGTATGAAAAACGCTTCGTAATGCCGGTTTTGCGCTTTCTGGGGCACGCCCTGGCCCCGGGCGGGGTTGCCTGGGTAGCCGAACCGGGGCGTTCGGTTTACGATACGTTCCTGCACGCCCTGCAAAGCGGCGGCTGGCAGGGCAGGCGGGTTTACGCCCAAAAGGTTGAGGCCCTCTACGCCCAGCCCGTCCCTGTCACCGTGCAGGTATGGGAAATCCGCCGCGTCTGA
- the nikR gene encoding nickel-responsive transcriptional regulator NikR, which yields MGNLARFGVSLDQDLLEPFDELCRRKSYPNRSEAIRDLIRKALVEEKWNSDAHGAGTLTLVYDHHKNDLSRRLVQIQHDDHDLIVTTLHVHLDHYNCLEVLVLKGEPKRMRALADKLIACRGVKHGTFTGTTTGEDLA from the coding sequence ATGGGAAATCTTGCACGCTTTGGCGTTTCACTGGATCAAGACCTGCTGGAACCCTTTGACGAACTTTGCCGGCGCAAAAGCTATCCCAATCGCTCCGAAGCCATACGCGACCTTATCCGCAAGGCCCTGGTGGAGGAAAAGTGGAACAGCGACGCCCACGGCGCAGGTACACTCACCCTGGTTTACGACCATCACAAAAACGATCTTTCCCGCCGGCTCGTGCAAATTCAGCACGACGACCATGACCTTATCGTCACCACCCTGCACGTGCACCTTGACCACTACAACTGCCTTGAAGTGCTGGTGCTCAAGGGCGAGCCCAAGCGCATGCGCGCTCTGGCCGACAAGCTGATCGCCTGCCGCGGCGTCAAGCACGGCACGTTTACCGGCACTACCACAGGAGAGGATCTGGCATAA
- a CDS encoding NlpC/P60 family protein produces the protein MGKCLKLCALMMGCVLAFGCAAKKGPQEDSIDSLRTERFRRSYEAAFDSNQQEAGQQLLRKARSAIGTPYVRGGTTPDGFDCSGFVCWTYKSVGVQLPRTAREQSVIGQRITKVEDMRAGDIVAFRHPRRGYHTGIYVGDGKFIHSPRKRTKVRINSLDDPYFKTTFLSARRVKVEGGETLTAQAESRLSDFTEEKVIRELARDKKKPAKSRAAATRDNKRTNTREKKRDATIQVASNDRKGAAPARAAEARNSKNAKQAAQTAKAPAKTAGKAQSKSQNKAGATAKKPDNKKTEAKKSAPAKTSAAKSDSGNKKNQGKDKNNRS, from the coding sequence ATGGGAAAATGTCTGAAACTGTGCGCGTTGATGATGGGCTGCGTGTTGGCCTTTGGTTGCGCCGCCAAAAAAGGTCCACAGGAAGACAGCATTGACAGCCTGCGCACCGAGCGGTTCCGACGCTCCTATGAGGCGGCTTTTGATTCCAACCAGCAAGAGGCCGGCCAGCAGCTCCTTCGCAAGGCCAGGTCAGCCATCGGCACCCCCTATGTGCGCGGCGGAACTACCCCGGACGGCTTTGACTGTTCGGGTTTTGTCTGCTGGACGTATAAAAGCGTCGGCGTACAGTTGCCCCGCACCGCGCGTGAACAGTCTGTCATCGGGCAGCGCATCACCAAGGTGGAAGACATGCGTGCCGGAGATATCGTGGCCTTTCGCCACCCCCGTCGGGGCTATCATACAGGCATCTATGTGGGCGACGGCAAGTTTATCCACAGCCCACGCAAACGCACCAAGGTGCGCATCAATTCTCTGGACGATCCCTATTTCAAAACCACGTTTCTCAGCGCGCGCCGCGTAAAAGTTGAAGGCGGCGAAACGCTGACGGCTCAGGCCGAAAGCCGCCTCAGCGATTTTACCGAAGAAAAGGTCATACGCGAACTGGCCCGCGACAAGAAAAAACCGGCAAAAAGCCGGGCCGCTGCCACACGCGACAACAAGCGCACGAACACGCGAGAGAAAAAACGGGATGCGACCATACAGGTCGCCAGCAACGACAGAAAGGGCGCCGCCCCGGCCCGCGCTGCAGAAGCCAGAAACAGCAAAAATGCCAAGCAGGCCGCGCAGACCGCCAAAGCGCCAGCCAAAACTGCCGGCAAAGCCCAAAGCAAATCACAGAACAAGGCCGGAGCAACAGCCAAAAAACCCGACAATAAAAAAACCGAAGCCAAAAAGTCCGCACCCGCCAAAACCTCGGCAGCCAAAAGTGACTCCGGGAACAAGAAGAATCAGGGCAAGGACAAAAACAACAGATCCTGA
- the gluQRS gene encoding tRNA glutamyl-Q(34) synthetase GluQRS: MHISERPMQHSSIPCGRLAPSPTGHIHLGNAWAFLLAWLAARSQGGQVLLRLEDIDPQRSRPDYAAAILEDLRWLGLDWDYGPDTGGPGGPYVQSLRSEIYDTALTQLEQSGLTYPCFCTRKELRQLAAAPHVDDTGAPYPGTCRHLNEEQIQAMLQSGRKACVRLRCPQTPIRFDDAVMGPQSFLLSRCGGDFALRRSDGVVAYQLAVAVDDALMGVTQVVRGRDILPSTPRQIALLELLGYGAPSYAHVPLLLDAEGERLAKRHNSLSLRCLREQRVDPRRITGLLGHLAGLTFSAASASPAELMPAFDWSRLPRQDVRLEHRHLRGLL; encoded by the coding sequence ATGCATATTTCTGAACGTCCCATGCAGCATTCATCCATCCCTTGCGGCAGGCTGGCCCCAAGCCCCACCGGGCATATCCACCTGGGCAACGCCTGGGCCTTTTTGCTGGCTTGGCTTGCCGCCCGCTCACAGGGTGGACAGGTGCTGCTGCGCCTTGAAGATATCGACCCGCAGCGCTCCCGGCCGGACTATGCCGCAGCCATACTGGAAGACCTGCGCTGGCTCGGCCTTGACTGGGACTATGGGCCGGATACTGGCGGCCCCGGCGGCCCGTATGTGCAGAGCCTGCGCAGCGAGATTTACGACACGGCGCTGACGCAGCTTGAACAGTCCGGACTGACCTATCCCTGTTTCTGCACCCGCAAGGAATTGCGCCAGCTTGCCGCCGCGCCGCATGTGGACGATACAGGCGCACCCTATCCCGGTACCTGCCGTCATCTGAACGAAGAACAGATTCAGGCCATGCTGCAATCGGGGCGCAAAGCCTGCGTGCGCCTGCGCTGTCCCCAAACGCCCATACGCTTTGACGATGCCGTCATGGGACCACAGAGCTTTCTTCTTTCCCGGTGCGGAGGCGACTTTGCCCTGCGCCGTTCCGACGGTGTTGTGGCCTACCAGCTGGCTGTAGCCGTGGACGACGCCCTTATGGGGGTCACCCAGGTGGTGCGTGGACGGGACATTCTGCCCTCGACCCCGCGCCAGATTGCTCTTCTCGAACTCTTGGGCTATGGTGCGCCTTCCTATGCCCATGTGCCCCTGCTTCTGGATGCAGAGGGAGAGCGCCTGGCAAAGCGCCACAACAGCCTGTCCCTGCGCTGCCTGCGGGAACAGCGGGTTGACCCGCGCCGCATCACAGGTTTGCTGGGTCACCTGGCTGGCCTTACTTTTTCCGCCGCAAGCGCAAGCCCGGCGGAGCTTATGCCCGCTTTTGACTGGAGCCGCCTGCCACGACAGGATGTGCGCCTTGAACACAGGCACCTGCGCGGGCTGCTGTGA